In Aspergillus fumigatus Af293 chromosome 6, whole genome shotgun sequence, the genomic window GTCTTATGAACCCCTTGCCATTTAGAAGTAGTAAGTGATTTTCACACTAGAATAACACTGCCTTAACCGTCGCCGTAgtccctcctcgtccagacATGGCAGACTCGGACAATCATACGGGTCCTTCGATCAATGTGAATGGCCTAAATTATAAGTTCCCGGATGGTTCTTCAGGCTTGACAAATGTGTCTCTCAGTCTCCCCGCAGGGAGCCGGACATTGCTCATTGGAGGTGATTTCGTCCCCTCCAGCCTAGATGAGTCGTGACCGATTGTTAACGCCATTCCAGCAAATGGTGCCGGCAAGACCACTCTCCTGCGCTTGCTGGCAGGCAAGCGCTTGGCCCCGACAGATACAgtttctgtttctggcagGGATCCCTTTAAGCACGGCCTCGAAGGGGTGACTTACTTAGGTGTTGAGTGGGTTCTGAACAGCATTGTCCGGACGGACATCGACGTCCCAACGCTCCTAGCATCTGTGGGTGGAGACGCCTATCCCGAGCGCAGGGATGAGCTAGTTGAGATTCTCGACATTGACCTCCGGTGGCGTATGCACGCCGTGTCGGACGGTGAGCGCCGCCGTGTGCAGCTGGCGATGGGTCTGCTGCGCCCTTGGCAGGTGCTCCTGCTGGATGAAATCACCGTGGACCTGGACTTGCTTTCTAGGAGTaacttcctttccttcctcaAGCGGGAGACAGAGACAAGACCCTGCACGATTGTCTATGCCACACACATCCTGGATAATCTGTCGCAGTGGCCCACCCATCTCGTGCATATGCACCTCGGAAACGTTAGGCAATGGGGCCCTATGGAAAACTTCAAAAGTGAGGTTACAGAGACATCAGAGAACAGTCAACTCGGTGAGCTTGTGCTCAAGTGGCTCAAGGAGGACCTGTCGGCCAGAGGACCGAGGAACG contains:
- a CDS encoding putative ABC transporter; this encodes MNPLPFRIPPRPDMADSDNHTGPSINVNGLNYKFPDGSSGLTNVSLSLPAGSRTLLIGANGAGKTTLLRLLAGKRLAPTDTVSVSGRDPFKHGLEGVTYLGVEWVLNSIVRTDIDVPTLLASVGGDAYPERRDELVEILDIDLRWRMHAVSDGERRRVQLAMGLLRPWQVLLLDEITVDLDLLSRSNFLSFLKRETETRPCTIVYATHILDNLSQWPTHLVHMHLGNVRQWGPMENFKSEVTETSENSQLGELVLKWLKEDLSARGPRNGQSSQSKTYGSLDGLGGYGLEKPT